ACGGTGATCCTAGTACGATATGGCATACAATGTATTCAGTAACGGTTGCCAAATATCCGCACTGGGTGGATCTTGATGCAGGTGAAGTAAAAGAAATCAAAGGCTTTACCTATCTGCCGCGTCAGAATGGAAATAATGGTAATATCAAGGATTACTCTATTCAAGTCAGCATGGATGGTAAAGAATGGGGTGATCCGGTCAAGAAAGGTACTTTTGCTAATAACTCAAAGGAAAAGAGGGTGATGTTCGACAAACCGGTAAAGGCACGTTATATTCGCTTTACTGCTTTGAGTTCGCAGAACGGACAAGACTTTGCGTCCGGTGCAGAAGTGACTATCCTGGCTAACTAAAATAAAACTATTCAGGCACAGATTACACGGACTTCACAGTTTTAGTCAATCAAAGAACTGTGAAATTTGTGTAATCCGTGTCTGATAACTAATAATGATTGGTGGTTATTACAATTCCCTTCCCGCTTTCTCGAAATCAGCCTTCGACTTACTTTGCGTTACAATATATACACCGAGAAATACGAGCGCAATGGCAAGTCCTTTCTGCCAGCCGAAACTTCCGATTCCCATAATAATGGCAGCAATCGTAGCCACAATCGGCTGCATATAATTATACATACTGACAACGGTAGGACGAAGCAGTTTTTGTGCCGTCATAATGCAGAGATAGGCTAGGAAACTTCCCCCTAGTACTACATAGAGCACTTGTATGATAGCAACGGTGGAAATAGAGGTCCACTGAATCGTTGAAATGTCATAATAGGAGAAAGGTATATAACATATCGAGGCGTAAACGAACATCCATTTATTGATTGTTACCGCTGAATACTGCTGAGATAGTCCTTTGAATACCGTCAGATAGATAGAGAAACTGATTTGTGCTACCAGACAGAGCAAGTCGCCGATAAGGTTTCTGTTACCGCCACTTGCAGCCTGACTACTTAAAATAAGGATAAGTGCCCCCATAGCACCTACAAAAATCCCCAATACCTTCTTGTTTGTAATCGGTTCTTTCAGATAAATGGCAGCCACAATCATGGTTACTATCGGCAAAGTAGTAGTTACGATAGAGGCGTCGATAGGCGAAGTCATGGAAAGTCCGAAAATAAAGATCCCCTGATTAAATACTAAGGCAAACAGAGAGGCAAAGAAAATCTTTAGCATATCCCTGTGGTTGACGTGCTCTTGTTTACAGAATATAGATAACATCCAGAAAGCAGCCGCAGCTCCTATCATACGGAATGTAGTGACGGAAAGAGCGGAAAACTCTTGCAGAGCCGATTTACCAATAGGAGCCATTAAGCCCCACATAACGTTTGCTGTCAACGCAAACAGATGACCGTGTAGATTCTTACTTTTGTCCATGCTGATAATAGTGATCTAATATAATCTTATAAGAATAACATCTAATTAGAAAAAACGGTTGGCAAAGGTAACTTTTTTATTCTTGTATTTTCTCAATCCGGTAAATAAACTGACATACTTTGAGAAAAAATGGCAAGGGGAATAATTCTTCCCTGCACAGACAAAGACTTAATCATAATAAGCATTTGATAAATGATAAAGAAAGGTGTTGTGGCAGACATTGCGATACTATGTAATCATCTTCCCGGCGGACTACTGCCAGACCGCGTCCTCGTCCACACCGGAGATAGAAATGAAGTAGTCTCATTTCTGTTGAAACAGAGAAAGGAGAAGACGATAAAACAAAATGTCCCGTTTGTGCATGAAAACGGGACATTTTATTTATATTTGCCTTGATTAAACTTGAATATTATGGAACAACAAGCCAATTATATCCGTCGTATCGAAATCCACGGACTATGGGGACGTTTTAATATAAGCTGGGATTTACGTCCCGACGTAAATATCCTTTCCGGCATTAACGGAGTGGGGAAGACAACGATTCTCAATCGTTCCGTCGGCTATCTTGAAGACCTTTCCGGCGAGATGAAAAGCGACGAAAAAAACGGCGTGCGTCTTTTCTTCGACAATCCCGAGGCCACCTATATACCGTATGATGTGATTCGCAGTTACGACCGCCCCCTGATTATGGGCGACTTTACAGCCCGTATGGCAGATAAGAATGTGAAGTCCGAACTGGACTGGCAGCTCTACCTTCTCCAACGCCGTTATCTTGATTATCAGGTCAACATAGGCAATAAAATGATAGAAATGCTTTCGAGCAACGATGAAGAAGAACGGCGAAAAGCCGCGACCCTGTCGATTGCCAAACGTCGTTTTCAGGATATGATTGACGAACTGTTCAGCTATACCCGTAAGAAGATAGACCGTAAACGGAACGACATTGCTTTCTATCAGGATGGCGAACTGCTGTTTCCCTATAAACTGTCTTCCGGTGAAAAGCAGATGTTAGTAATTCTGTTGACGGTACTCGTGCAGGACAACAGCCATTGTGTGCTGTTTATGGATGAACCGGAGGCTTCCCTTCATATCGAATGGCAGCAGAGATTAATTTCAATGATACGGGAACTGAATCCGAATGTGCAGATTATCCTGACTACCCATTCGCCTGCCGTCATTATGGAAGGTTGGCTGGACGCCGTGACGGAAGTGAGCGATATATCCACCTCGTTGGAACATACGTTTGAAAAAGGATGTTCCCAAACGAAACCATAATTTGTACAATTAGTAACTATCAACATGGCAACTTCACTAAGAGATAACCTGACCTCTTCTTACTTCAACGCTGCCCATAAACTCTACTCGAAGAAGGCGCGCCGGCGTATCATTGCTTATGTAGAAAGCTATGATGATGTCGCATTCTGGCGTACGTTGCTCGAAGAATTTGAAGATGACGAACATTATTTCCAGGTGATGCTTCCTTCCGCCACCTCCCTGGCAAAAGGGAAGAAGATGGTGTTGATGAATACGCTGAATACAAAGGAACTGGGAAGAAGCCTGATTGCCTGTGTCGACAGTGACTATGATTTTCTGTTGCAAGGAGCTACCAATACCTCCCGTAAGATTAACCGGAACAAATATATTTTCCAGACCTACACTTACGCCATTGAAAACTACCATTGTTTTGCTGAAAGTCTTCATGAAGTGTGTGTGCAGGCTACGTTGAACGACCGTTTTATTCTCGATTTCGATGCTTACCTGAAACGTTACTCGGAAATCGTATATCCGCTTTTCCTGTGGAATATCTGGTTCTACCGCCAGCGTGATACTTATACCTTTCCGATGTATGACTTCCATACATATACGGCTTTGAAAGAGATAAGTTTGAGGCATCCCGAACACAGTCTGGAAGCTTTACAACACCGTGTCAATCAGAAACTTTCGGAATTGAAAAAACGTTTTCCCCGTATTGTCAATCAGGTGAACAACTTACGTGATGAATTGAAGGAACTGGGATTAATGCCCGAAACGACTTATTTATATATGCAGGGACATCACGTAATGGACAATGTCGTGATGAAACTCCTGATTCCGGTCTGTACTGCTCTGAGGCGTGAACGGGAGCAGGAGATCAAACGCCTCGCAGAACATAATGAACAATTTAGAAACGAACTGACCTGTTATCAGAACAGTCAGGTGAATGTAGAGATCATGCTGAAAAAGAATGTAGCCTATAAACGGCTCTTTCATTACGAATGGCTCCGGCAGGACATTCAGGAATACTTGGCGAAAGGAGAATGAAATAAACAATAGATAAAAGAGAACTAAACCAAAAGAGAAAAAATATTTATGAAAGAAGTAATTGATACGGTGAGTGTAGCATTAGCGAGTGGGGAAGTGGAAGAATTGGGAGGAGCAGTGATGCAGGAAGTCAACCGCTCGTTACTATCGGCAGGAGTGAACGAAGAATGGGCTGACAAGATTGACAATCTGATAGTGCTGCTGTTTATTATCGGAATCGCTTTACTGGCTAACGTAATCTGCCGCAGGATCATCTTGCGGGTAGTGGCAAAACTGGTGAAGCAAACTAAGGCGACGTGGGATGATATCGTATTCGATCATAAGGTAATGGTACATCTTAGCAGAATGGTGGCACCGATTCTGATTTATATTGCCATTCCTATTGCTTTCCCCGAACATGCTGATTCCGGGTTGCTCGATTTCTTACGCAGGCTTTGCATGATTTATATCCTTGCAGTGTTCCTGCGGTTTGTCAGTTCGTTGTTTACTGCCATTTATCAGGTATACAGCCGGAAAGAGCAATATAGGGACAAGCCTTTGAAGGGACTTTTGCAGACGGCACAAGTCATCCTTTTCTTTATAGGGGCTATTATCATCATCAGTATTCTGATTAATCAAAGTCCGGTGGTGTTGTTGACGGGACTCGGAGCTTCTGCTGCCGTCCTGATGTTGGTATTCAAAGACAGTATTATGGGATTTGTGTCCGGTATTCAGCTTTCTGCCAACAATATGCTGAAAGTGGGCGATTGGATTACCATGCCAAAGTACGGTGCGGATGGTACGGTGATAGAAGTAACCTTGAACACCGTGAAAGTGCGCAACTTCGATAATACCATAACCACTATTCCGCCTTACCTGCTGGTTAGTGACTCTTTCCAGAACTGGCAGGGAATGCAGGAGTCCGGTGGGCGCCGCGTGAAACGCTCTATCAATATAGACATGAGCAGCGTGCGTTTCTGTACTCCGGAGATGTTGGCGAAGTATCGAAAGATACAGTTGTTGAAAGATTACGTAGACCGGACGGAGAAAGTAGTGGAAGAATATAACAAAGAACATAATATTGACAATTCAGTACTCGTAAACGGGCGTCGTCAGACAAATTTGGGCGTTTTTCGCGCTTACCTGACTAATTATCTGAAAAGCCTTCCTACCGTTAATCAGGAACTGACTTGCATGGTCCGCCAGCTCCAGCCGACGGAAACCGGTATCCCTCTGGAACTCTATTTCTTTTCGGCCAATAAAGTCTGGGTTGCCTATGAAGGCATACAGGCAGACGTATTCGATCATGTGCTTGCCATTATTCCCGAATTTGACTTGCAAGTATTCCAGAATCCTTCGGGTGCCGACCTGCGCCGGATAGGAGTAAAAATAGAGAAATAAGTATTAGAACAATAAAACACTGTTAACTATCCATTGTCATGACTACACCGTTACCAAATCAGATAATCCGCGAAATCACTCCTCTATCAGACAAGGACTGTTTTTATATTGCAGAACGTTATAAGACGGAATTTACTTATCCTATCCACAATCATTCCGAGTTTGAACTGAACTTTACCGAGAAGGCGGCGGGAGTGAGAAGGGTGGTCGGAGATTCTTCCGAAGTGATAGGCGACTATGATTTGGTCTTGATAACAGGTAAAGACCTGGAGCACGTCTGGGAACAGAACGAATGTCGTTCGAAAGAGATACGGGAGATAACGATCCAGTTTTCTTCCGATCTTTTCTTCAAGAGCTTTATCAATAAGAACCAGTTTGACTCTATCCGTCGGATGTTGGATAAGGCGCAGAAAGGACTTTGTTTCCCGATGTCCGCCATTCTTAAAATATATCCGTTGCTCGATACACTTGCTTCTGAGAAACAGGGATTCTATGCAGTAATCAAGTTTATGACGATTCTCTACGAACTCTCCCTTTTTGAAGAAGAAGCCCGCACATTGTCCAGTTCGTCTTTTGCCAAGATAGATATTCATTCGGACAGCCGCCGTGTGCAAAAGGTGCAGGAGTATATCAATGCCCATTATCAGGAGGAGATTCGCTTGGGGCAGTTGGCAGCTATGGTTGGAATGACGGATGTGTCCTTCAGTCGGTTCTTCAAACTGCGGACTGGTAAGAATCTCTCCGACTATATCATTGATATACGTCTTGGTTTTGCTTCCCGCCTGTTGGTGGATTCTACCATGTCAATAGCCGAAATCTGCTATGAGTGCGGATTCAATAATCTTTCCAACTTCAACCGGATCTTCAAAAAGAAGAAGGCTTGCTCTCCTAAAGAATTTCGTGAGAACTACCGGAAAAAGAAGAAGCTGGTTTAAGGTCCGTACATCTCTTCCATTAGTTGTTCGCAAGCTTTCTGGAGATGTTCTGAGTGGGGGCTTGTGCCACCGGCTTGTCACAGTTGTGCCATCGTGGTGTCACAGTTGTGCCAAGCCGATGTCACAGTTGTGACAGGCCGGTGTCATATCCCGGCACTGGGCTTGTCTGTCGTGTAATAATCTTGCAACCTATCTTTCAACCGATTGTATCTTCTCCGTATTACCGTTGTAACACCCACCCCCTACCTTTGCCCACGGATTTAAAACGTAGAGCAAAGTTCGATGAAAAAACTATTTCTTTTAAGATTTTCCGTTGCAGCCTTTTTTTGTATGCTGTGTGTACTTTCTTCGCTGGCTGCTAATATCAAGGTGAAAGGAGCTGTGAAAGACAAACTTTCCAAGGAGCCTTTAATCGGAGCAACGATTCGTCTGATAGGCACTCAGGCCGGAGCCGTCACTGATATGGACGGTAATTTTGAGTTAAATGCCGGTGGTGTGTTGGAAGGTATGTATGATATTGAAATAAAATATGTAGGATACAAGACCGAGGTTCGTCGCAAGGTCCGTGTGGAGAACGGCAAACTGGTGATACTGAATCTGGAACTGGAAACGGATGCACAGGAACTTGCCGATGTGGTAGTCGTAGCAAAGAAGAATCGTGAGAATGAAAATATGCTGCTGCTCGAACAGCAGAAAGCCGTCATTGCAGTGCAGTCCGTAGGGGTGAAGGAACTTTCGCGCAAAGGGGTTTCCGATGCGGAAGGCGCCGTAACCAAAGTATCAGGGGTATCCAAACAAGACGGAGTGAAGAACGTCTTTGTCCGCGGACTGGGCGACCGCTATAATGCAACCACCTTCAACGGCTTCTCCCTTCCTTCCGAAGACCCTGAATATAAGAATATCTCTCTCGACTTTTTCGGAACGGACGTCATACAGTCCGTAGGTGTCAACAAAGCCTTCAACGCAGGTGGCAGCAGTGATGTCGGCGGCGCAACGATCGACATCGTCTCCAAAGAACTGATAGGTGGCGGAAACTTCGGTATCGGCATTTCCGGCGGACTGAACACGCAAACCTTGACAGCCGATTTCCTCAAAATGGACGGGGTGGACTTTATGGGTTTTGCCAACCGCACCGAACCTGCCGACGAAAACACTTGGGGATTTAAGAATAAACTCGACCCTACCGAAAAACATCTCCAGATAAACCGGAGTTACAGCATTTCCGGTGGAAAACGTTTCTATATAGGTAAGGACAAGAATCCGCTTTCTTTCTTCCTGACCGCCGGACATACAACAGATTATCAGTATACGGACGAAGTGATACGCAATACCACTACCAGCGGCACAATCTATAAAGATATGCAGGGAAAAAAATATGCCGAGAATATCAGCCAACTGCTACTGGCCAACGTGGACTACGATATGAACAACCGTCACCACGTCAGCTATAACTTGATGATGATACACGCCGGCACGCAGTCGGTAGGCGACTACACCGGCAAGAATTCTATCTTTAGCGATGATTACGATAACTTGGGATTGACCCGCCGTCAGCAATCTAATGATAACCTTTTAATCGTCAATCAGTTGTTGACCAATTGGGGACTGACCAAATCATTAAGTCTGGATGCCGGTGCTTCCTACAATATGGTGAAAGGATACGAGCCGGACCGCCGCATCAACAATATCACGAAAGCGGAAAACGGATACACCCTGCTTCGTGGAAACTCTCAACAACGCTACTTCTCCGCACTGGACGAAGATGATATTAATGTAAAAGCAGGCTTGGTCTACCGCTTGAAAGACGATGTGGAAGAAATCTCCAATATCCGCCTCGGCTATACAGGCAGATTTGTAGACGACAGTTTCAAGGCTACGGAATACAACCTGACCGTGGAACATGCTTCCGACTTCCCTTCGCTGGATGGTTTCTCGCTTGATGATTACTATAATCGGGACAACTTATCTTCCGGCTGGTTCAAGATTCAGAAGAATGTGGACAAGTATACTGTCACCAAGAATATCCATTCGGCATACGCCGAAGCTACTTATCAGTTTACCCCGCGTTGGATTGTAAACTTGGGGTTGAAGTATGATTATGTAGATATCAATGTAGATTATAATGTGAATAGAGGCGGTTCCGAAGGAAGCAACACCATCCGGAAAGACTATTTCCTGCCCAGCCTCAATCTGAAATATAATCTGAATGAGAAACATTTCCTCCGCTTGGGGGCAAGCAAGACCTATACGCTGCCGCAAGCCAAAGAAATATCTCCTTACCGCTATGTAGGCGTGAATTTCAACAGTCAGGGAAATCCGAATCTGAAACCCTCGGACAACTATAACTTCGACCTCAAATGGGACTTCAATCCCAGCCCGACGGAACTCGTTTCGCTGACAGCTTTCTATAAACATATCAAAGATCCGATCTCCCGCATTGAAGTGGCCAGTGCCGGTGGATATCTCTCATACGAGAATATTTCGGATCGTGCAACAGTTGCCGGAGTAGAGGTGGAAATACGTAAAAACCTGTTTGTCCGTCCGTTGAGCAGTGCTGCGAACGGCATGAACAAACTCTCCTTCGGACTGAACGGTTCCTACATTTACACCAATGCGAAGATGCCTTTGGCAACCGTCACCACCGGTTCGCAACTGGAAGGAGCTGCCCCGTGGATTGCCAACTTCGACCTTTCTCACCATTTCACCCGAGACGAACGCAGTTTTGTCAATACGCTGGTTCTTAATTATGTGAGCGATAAGATTTATACGATTGGAACGCAAGGATATCAGGACATCATGGAACGGGGACTTGTCACACTCGACTTCGTCTCGCAGGTCCGGTTGAACAAATATCTCTCCCTCAACCTGAAAGCTCGCAACCTGCTGAATCCTTCCCATAAATTGAGTCGCAAAGCCAATGAGAGTGGCGAAAAGGTAGTGCTCGGCGATTATAAAAAAGGAATAAACATCAGCCTGGGAGTGTCGTGCACATTCTAAGTCCCGGCAATAGAAATAGAATAAGATAATTGATTGCAGAACTTGATTATTAACTGATTACTGAATAGAATTATTAACTAATTATTGAAGCAAAATGAAAAGATTGTTTGTGAACTTTATGACGTGTGCCGCTATGGCAACTGCACTTACGTTGGCTGCATGTAGCAGTGACAGTGACGGAGAAGGTAATGGAAACGGTAATGGTGGAAACGGAGAAGGCACAGGTAGCTCTATCGTAGTGGGCGACAACATCCTGTCCGGAACACTGACCGGCGAACAGACGCTGGAATCTAAAGAATATATCCTGAACGGAACGGTAATCGTAGCCGACGGTGGCCGCCTCAATATCCCTGCCGGAACAACGATTAAAGCTCGTGAAGGTTTCAGCAGCTATCTTTTGGTAGCACAGGGCGGTAAACTCTACGCTGATGGTACGGCAGACAAGCCGGTCATCTTTACTGCCAACACCACTTCACCCGTTTCCGGCTACTGGGGTGGTATCATTATCAATGGTAAGGCTCCTATCTCCGGTCAGAACGCCGATAAGAGCGATACGGGCTTGACGGAAATCGACAACAGTTTTAAATATGGAGGCAATGTAGATGATGATAACTCCGGTTCATTGACTTACGTGCAGATCTGTTATGCCGGGGCCCGTTCCACTGCCGATATCGAACACAACGGTCTGACACTGAATGGTGTGGGTAGCGGTACAAAGATAGAAAACATCTATGTGCTCGAAAGTGCCGATGACGCAATCGAGTTCTTCGGCGGAACGGTGAACGTAACCAATCTTCTGGCTGTAAATCCGGATGATGATATGTTCGACTTCACACAAGGATATAGCGGTACGCTGAAAAACTGCTATGGCGTATGGGAAAACGGTTATACCAGCACGGAAGCAGATCCGCGCGGCATTGAAGCGGACGGTAATCTCGACGGCTTGTATCCTACCCATCTGCGCCAGTCTGATTTCCGCGTGGAAAACATGACGATTGTGAATAATGCAGCTGATAAGGCAGACAACGTAGACCGTATGCAGGATGTGATAAAGATTCGTCGCGGTGCGAAAGCTGCTATCGTCAACGCATTGGTAAAGGGTACGGGCGGTTCAATCGACCTGATTGATATGAGCGATAGCAAGGGTGCAGGTAATGCAGATTCCAGTGTCAGCATTACAAACTCACTGAACCTGACAGGAAAGAAACTGAACGGTACATTGAATACCTTTGCCGAACCGGCAGGCAACACAGGTACGGAGGCTTCTTTGTTTACTTGGACGGGATATAATTTCTCTTCACTCTGATTCTTCAGAGTGTAGAGTTCTAATTCGAAAAAGACAGGGGGGAGAGCTTGCATTGACAAGCTTTTCCCTTTGTTTTGCTTCTCTTTGCCAATTCCTCTGTAATTAGCAATTATTTCGTATATTATATAATTGGTCTGTTTTTCTTTTTGTATATTTGTTCCTCATTATCTTATGATAAATAAAATATGCAAACAGACTACGAACGGTATATTAAAATGTCTTCTCTAGCCCAAATTGGTTGGTGGGAAGCGGATTTTGCGGCAGGGCATTATTTGTGTTCGGATTTTCTATGCGACCTCCTCGGATTAGAGGGAGATACCATTTCTTTTCGGGACTTCCAAGAATTGATACGTGAAGACTACCGTGAGCAAGTTATTCAAGAGTTCCGTGCAAACGCGAATATTCACCGGAACTTTTATGAACAAACCTTTCCCATTTACTCCAAATATGGTGAAATCTGGTTGCATACCCGTTTGGCTCTTCGTGAGAAAGGTACGGGAATCAATGGCGGTGACAAATCTTTTGGAGTTATCCAACGCGTAGAAACTCCCAAAGAGTCGGATCAAAGAGATGCTCTGAGAAGAGTAAACAGCCTGCTCCGCCGTCAGAGTTTTATCTCCCAGTCTTTGCTTCGTTTCCTTCGCGATGAAGAAATAGAATCCTGTGTCACGGAGATATTGAATGATATTTTGAATCTCTATTACGGAGAAGGACGTGTTTATATCTTCGAATATGACGAGAATCATACTCATCAGAGTTGTACATATGAAGTGGTTTCCGAAGGGGTGTCCTCGGGAAAAAACAGCCAGCAGTATCTGCCTATCGACCAAGCAAAATGGTGGACTAGGCAGATTCTCTCCGGTACGCCTATCTTGTTGGACTCGTTGAACCAGTTGCCCGAGGAGGCAGAAGAAGAATATCGTTTCCTTGATGCGCAGGGTATTTTGTCGATGATGGTGACTCCTTTAATGGCAAACGATCATATTTGGGGATATATGGGTATTGATTTAGTCAAGTCCTATCACGAATGGAGTAATGAAGATTATCAGTGGTTTTCTTCATTAGCCAATATCATTGGTCTCTGTATTGAACTGCGTAAAGCTAAAGATAAAGTAATCCGAGAACAGCTCTTTCTGAATAATCTGTTCCGTTTTATGCCAATGGGATATATACATTTATCGATCATTCGGGATGAACAGAATCGGCCTTGCGATTATAAGGTGACGGACGGCAATGATCTGGTGGTGAAGTTTTTTGGTAATTTGATTGAAGAATATAAGGGTCGTCTGGCTTCGGAGATACATCCTGATTATCTGTCAAAACTTGATCTTCTAGTTGGAGTTATGCAGGATAATACCTATAAGGAAGGAAATGAATATTTCCCCAAGACAGGAGTTTATACCCATTGGATTGTCTATTCACCGGAGAAAGATGAAGTGGTGGCCCTGTTTCTTGACACTACCCAGGCAGTGAAAGCTAACCAGGCTATGGACCGCAGTGAAAAACTATTCCAGAATATATTTGCTAATATTCCGGCGGGAGTGGAAATATACGACAAGGACGGCTATCTGGTCGATATGAACAACATGAATTTGGAGATATTCGGAGTTGTGGATAAATCGGCAGTGATGGGGATTAATTTTTTTGAGAATCCGAATGTACCCCAGCAAATACGTGACCGTGTACGAAATGAGGATTTGGTGGACTTTCGTCTCAACTATTCTTTTCAACGTGCCGAAGGTTATTATGAAACGAGTCGTTCGTCTATGATAGAGTTATATACGAAAGTTAGCAAACTATATGATAATGAAGGAAATTTCAACGGGTATATTTTGATTAATATCGATAATACCGAACGTATTGACGCAATGAACCGTATTCGCGACTTTGAGAATTTCTTCTTGATGATATCGGATTATGCTAAAGTAGGATATGCAAAGTTGAATCTTATAACCCGGAAAGGATATGCCATAAAACAATGGTATAAGAATATGGGAGAGGAGGAAGATACTCCGTTGAACGAAGTTGTTGGTATCTACCGCCACGTGCATCCGGACGACCGTCAGTATATTCTCGATTTCTATGAAGAAGTGAAGAAGGGCAACAGACGTCATTTTCAGAAAGAAATGC
The nucleotide sequence above comes from Bacteroides caccae. Encoded proteins:
- a CDS encoding sensor histidine kinase, with the translated sequence MQTDYERYIKMSSLAQIGWWEADFAAGHYLCSDFLCDLLGLEGDTISFRDFQELIREDYREQVIQEFRANANIHRNFYEQTFPIYSKYGEIWLHTRLALREKGTGINGGDKSFGVIQRVETPKESDQRDALRRVNSLLRRQSFISQSLLRFLRDEEIESCVTEILNDILNLYYGEGRVYIFEYDENHTHQSCTYEVVSEGVSSGKNSQQYLPIDQAKWWTRQILSGTPILLDSLNQLPEEAEEEYRFLDAQGILSMMVTPLMANDHIWGYMGIDLVKSYHEWSNEDYQWFSSLANIIGLCIELRKAKDKVIREQLFLNNLFRFMPMGYIHLSIIRDEQNRPCDYKVTDGNDLVVKFFGNLIEEYKGRLASEIHPDYLSKLDLLVGVMQDNTYKEGNEYFPKTGVYTHWIVYSPEKDEVVALFLDTTQAVKANQAMDRSEKLFQNIFANIPAGVEIYDKDGYLVDMNNMNLEIFGVVDKSAVMGINFFENPNVPQQIRDRVRNEDLVDFRLNYSFQRAEGYYETSRSSMIELYTKVSKLYDNEGNFNGYILINIDNTERIDAMNRIRDFENFFLMISDYAKVGYAKLNLITRKGYAIKQWYKNMGEEEDTPLNEVVGIYRHVHPDDRQYILDFYEEVKKGNRRHFQKEMRIRRVGTTDQWNWVRSNIMVTNYRPDENEIEIIGINYDITELKETEAELILARDKAEMADRLKSAFLANMSHEIRTPLNAIIGFSDLLVEAENLEERKEYVKIVRNNNELLLQLITDILDLSKIEAGTFEFSCGDVDVNLLCEDIVCCMQMKVHEEVELLFDSHLPQCHIISDRNRLHQVILNFVNNAIKFTSQGSIRVGYQVKGEELEVYVQDTGVGIDEEQQLHIFERFVKLNSFVPGTGLGLSICQSIIEQLGGRIGVDSELGKGSRFWFRLPGVIVAE